A single region of the Cyclopterus lumpus isolate fCycLum1 chromosome 16, fCycLum1.pri, whole genome shotgun sequence genome encodes:
- the LOC117745849 gene encoding uncharacterized protein LOC117745849: MMERGRKNIMEDGLGKDLVDAGRFCFSCEQIFANRKCLEQHSCFAASHICSCGTEFVEYKDMLEHSTSHEPGHQVLDHGTIKKRRIEKRIEEEQQLNRLQTGEVVWKTGASYMPPKTKQPISPACMPQVSTQSPKISQVPQLPHSVSQRSLPPKPHEKDMQKIFAGVGAPTVDLWTLYQPVVLVQTMRKFNKTKPYTCAKCGQGFITRASLISHHSSHVIDKVAGCIGCGLLLSSKKLVPRFHVCKAPNTPTTKFRIITARPLSLKPSNVTSPGARSPSAPAPWAASYLQKSQNPSAAIKGSRSPLMTSTLQLENQKISTYNKSKLGLHISPSMQVKSQKPNASNLYITNPLPSMSQSPNPSVFNKSSHGLAVAPSGQLKMSTQSLSGLQSKPMQMSSASIGFPCRVCHLPFETAQMLQRHKCVKAHEFMAKHVRGGKAHYRLQGVTPVTGPNPAQMNGERKLGVPVSGNIKKNPVMAVDLDKVQGAVTPNGKTGVNKDDDCYIVESGPDKSAEMIYQVTSLVPIKT; the protein is encoded by the coding sequence atgatggagagaggaagaaagaataTCATGGAGGACGGCTTAGGCAAAGACTTGGTGGACGCTGGACGGTTTTGCTTTAGCTGCGAGCAGATATTTGCAAATCGGAAATGCCTCGAGCAACACTCCTGTTTTGCTGCAAGTCACATCTGCTCCTGTGGAACCGAGTTTGTTGAGTACAAAGACATGCTAGAGCACAGCACTTCACATGAACCAGGTCACCAGGTGCTTGATCATGGAACAATAAAGAAGCGCAGGATTGAGAAGCGCAtagaagaggagcagcagctcaaCCGGCTGCAGACCGGTGAGGTGGTATGGAAGACGGGGGCGTCGTATATGCCGCCGAAGACCAAGCAGCCCATCTCACCAGCTTGTATGCCACAAGTTTCCACGCAGTCTCCGAAGATTTCACAAGTGCCTCAATTGCCGCACTCTGTGTCGCAAAGATCTTTGCCCCCGAAACCCCATGAAAAAGATATGCAGAAAATTTTTGCAGGTGTAGGTGCACCAACGGTGGACCTATGGACACTTTACCAGCCTGTTGTGCTGGTCCAAACAATGCGCAAATTTAACAAGACAAAGCCTTACACTTGTGCTAAATGTGGGCAGGGTTTTATAACGCGGGCTTCTCTCATCTCCCACCACAGCTCTCATGTGATAGATAAAGTTGCTGGCTGTATAGGATGTGGGCTGCTGCTCTCAAGCAAGAAGTTAGTGCCTCGCTTCCATGTTTGTAAAGCACCCAACACCCCAACTACCAAATTCAGAATCATCACTGCGAGACCGCTGAGTTTGAAACCGTCAAATGTAACCAGTCCAGGAGCCAGGAGTCCAAGTGCTCCGGCGCCTTGGGCCGCTTCCTATCTCCAGAAAAGCCAGAATCCCAGCGCAGCCATTAAAGGCAGTCGATCACCTCTTATGACTTCCACCCTGCAGTTGGAAAATCAGAAAATCAGTACATACAATAAAAGCAAGCTGGGGCTTCATATCTCTCCGTCCATGCAGGTAAAGAGTCAGAAACCCAATGCATCCAACCTGTATATCACTAACCCCCTTCCATCGATGAGTCAGAGTCCAAATCCCAGTGTGTTCAATAAAAGCAGTCATGGCCTCGCTGTCGCTCCCTCTGGCCAGTTAAAGATGTCCACACAATCTCTGTCAGGTTTACAGAGCAAACCAATGCAGATGTCCTCTGCATCAATTGGGTTTCCATGTCGAGTCTGTCACCTTCCTTTTGAAACGGCTCAGATGCTACAGAGGCACAAATGTGTCAAAGCACATGAGTTTATGGCAAAGCATGTGCGAGGTGGCAAAGCGCATTACAGACTACAGGGGGTGACGCCAGTGACGGGTCCCAATCCTGCTCAGATGAACGGTGAGAGAAAACTTGGAGTGCCAGTTTCTGGTAACATCAAGAAAAATCCAGTCATGGCTGTCGATCTAGACAAAGTGCAAGGTGCGGTTACTCCGAATGGGAAAACAGGCGTGAATAAGGACGATGATTGTTACATAGTTGAAAGCGGACCAGACAAATCTGCTGAGATGATATACCAAGTGACCTCATTGGTCCCTATTAAGACTTGA
- the im:7147486 gene encoding zinc finger protein 865, translated as MMLGLQGSTSTPKVYRCVACSATFTGLSSLLVHQATHASALAKVPAPSQPSTSPPETLFASMDSSREHLSPPALLPDSHSPSFFICDCGEEFQDFNRMLQHKQSHISPPQLLPPLDSNRVRSSGIGCDKVFSSQHVLFIPTVTQPGLVLSCPSTSRFPAVELPTLTDDKGDLSLEDGISIVTTPQGQCTLPRDSSEKQLETMSATAEEIPETVEDICLQSKTNSVPSNKKDESLPRNNSLMKLLASAYMKRFPRPMSQNQNNAVTPKQEVVPVDVTPVAKTEMSPINDLSIAQLRRLLAKPGIKTKAPSISRILECSKKRVVSLTKTFSPVVVLETRQKLLAPGSNGTYGRYQCGRCRRVFQNLERLTEHHFLHKKERIQCCRRCKQLIIGRLPLPDNHVCPQLVNATIHPSSSLNKKSPFPQKIVPFHSLSNSKRVFFCPLCKHSYARRWNLKMHKCQGPGSAPSPQADPAIQNAPVLRSNGEAKTDAGVNAGSHLNRNVAVGTEVTGHIKVEVTSPNSQQSTVSKLAWTHPAKSFPPFYPKSSTNEHQKNASLCGISLQQRQELSSWDAAVAVDDQATDEGEWTMPLDDEMEVIGSTKKAGNDTQVKKSAETSNLRYFVQDGVKRYPCNRCQKTYSRPSTLRRHLRLCGFRPRGAVAQSGGHGATPLTAIHTKPMFACFVCGKTFNRKDNMMVHRKRCQLLRTMEDGGQGDTQTVQQTVQQTMSGVAADCQTKEEDGGNWGIMSLPSVLPRRVTCECGVGFTSPRLLLEHLQKHAQESYTCPTCGETVNSWADYEVHLQIHMHPHHQLLKGLQPQRSQPLLLRFQQQPPKKQQQHQLPKKKKKQQPPQSVHQPPQRQPHAEQVANPTKKQQRIVCTRCGNTFSTRCSLRRHLSWNRCKGVRATNPSNPPKTYHCSHCNSDFPNTISLMFHQRSGACKPAIKPVRCPVCLRWFGTMDGLQKHLLTHKQSESYCCDVCQGTYPNLKSLKNHRRRIHRIMAGDAKPRTQKQLTS; from the coding sequence ATGATGCTTGGGTTACAGGGAAGTACTTCGACCCCCAAAGTGTATCGTTGTGTGGCATGTTCAGCCACCTTCACTGGACTGTCCTCCTTGCTTGTACATCAGGCAACCCATGCCAGTGCACTCGCCAAGGTCCCTGCCCCTTCACAGCCTAGCACCAGCCCGCCTGAAACACTGTTTGCAAGTATGGACTCATCCCGTGAGCACCTTAGTCCACCGGCACTCTTACCTGACAGCcattctccttctttctttatttgtgATTGTGGAGAGGAGTTCCAGGACTTTAACCGTATGCTGCAGCATAAGCAATCGCATATCTCTCCACCCCAGCTTCTGCCACCTCTGGATAGTAATCGTGTTCGCTCTAGTGGAATAGGGTGTGATAAAGTCTTTTCTTCCCagcatgtattatttattccaACTGTAACTCAGCCAGGTTTGGTTCTTAGTTGCCCCTCTACCTCAAGGTTTCCAGCTGTTGAACTACCCACATTAACAGACGATAAAGGAGACTTAAGCCTGGAGGACGGCATTTCTATAGTAACCACTCCTCAAGGCCAGTGTACTCTCCCTCGAGATTCCAGTGAGAAACAACTTGAGACCATGTCAGCCACAGCAGAGGAAATACCAGAGACTGTAGAGGACATTTGTTTGCAAAGCAAAACTAATTCTGTTCCCAGCAACAAAAAGGATGAGAGTTTGCCCAGAAATAACTCCCTAATGAAGTTGCTGGCATCAGCATACATGAAGCGTTTTCCCCGTCCTATGTCACAGAATCAAAACAATGCAGTTACCCCAAAACAAGAAGTTGTTCCTGTTGATGTAACGCCAGTTGCAAAAACTGAGATGTCCCCGATAAACGATCTCTCGATTGCACAGTTGAGGCGACTGCTTGCAAAACCTGGGATAAAGACAAAAGCTCCATCCATCAGTAGAATTCTTGAGTGCAGTAAGAAAAGGGTTGTCTCTCTGACAAAGACTTTCTCACCTGTTGTGGTTCTTGAAACCCGTCAAAAGCTCCTGGCTCCTGGCAGTAATGGCACATATGGGAGATATCAATGTGGCCGCTGTCGACGGGTCTTTCAAAATTTGGAGAGACTGACAGAGCATCATTTCTTGCACAAAAAAGAGAGGATTCAATGTTGTCGTCGTTGCAAACAGCTTATCATTGGGCGGCTGCCTTTACCTGACAATCACGTATGCCCTCAGTTAGTAAACGCAACCATACATCCATCAAGCTCGTTAAATAAAAAGTCACCTTTCCCCCAGAAAATAGTGCCATTCCACAGTCTAAGCAATTCCAAAAGAGTCTTCTTTTGTCCATTGTGCAAGCACAGCTATGCACGCAGGTGGAACCTCAAAATGCACAAATGTCAGGGCCCAGGCTCGGCCCCTTCTCCGCAGGCCGATCCCGCCATTCAGAATGCGCCAGTATTGAGATCCAACGGTGAAGCCAAAACAGATGCGGGGGTTAACGCTGGATCTCATCTCAACAGGAATGTTGCCGTAGGCACTGAAGTTACTGGTCACATCAAGGTTGAGGTGACCTCTCCAAATTCACAGCAGTCTACAGTTTCAAAGTTGGCCTGGACTCACCCAGCAAAAAGCTTCCCGCCTTTCTATCCCAAATCTTCCACGAACGAGCACCAAAAAAATGCCTCTCTGTGTGGGATTTCGCTCCAGCAAAGACAAGAACTCAGCAGCTGGGATGCAGCAGTAGCGGTTGATGATCAAGCTACGGATGAAGGGGAGTGGACAATGCCCTTGGATGATGAAATGGAGGTTATTGGCTCTACAAAGAAAGCTGGTAATGACACACAGGTGAAGAAGTCGGCAGAGACCTCGAACCTGCGCTATTTTGTCCAAGATGGTGTGAAACGTTACCCGTGTAACAGGTGTCAGAAAACCTACAGTCGGCCATCTACTCTGAGGCGCCATCTACGGCTGTGCGGATTTAGGCCGCGCGGAGCTGTAGCCCAGAGTGGTGGGCATGGTGCCACTCCACTAACTGCCATCCATACGAAACcaatgtttgcttgttttgtctgcggTAAGACCTTCAACCGCAAAGATAACATGATGGTTCACAGAAAGAGATGTCAGTTGCTACGAACAATGGAAGATGGTGGACAGGGAGATACACAGACTGTGCAGCAGACTGTGCAGCAGACTATGTCGGGTGTTGCAGCAGACTGTCAAAccaaggaggaggatggaggaaacTGGGGCATCATGTCACTGCCCTCTGTACTTCCGAGGAGGGTGACGTGCGAGTGTGGGGTTGGATTTACATCCCCGAGGCTTCTCCTGGAGCATCTGCAGAAGCATGCACAGGAATCCTACACGTGTCCAACTTGTGGAGAGACTGTTAATTCCTGGGCAGACTATGAAGTTCATCTGCAGATCCACATGCATCCTCATCACCAGCTGCTGAAGGGACTTCAACCCCAACGATCACAACCTCTGCTACTTAGATTTCAGCAGCAGCCACctaagaagcagcagcagcatcagttgcctaagaagaagaagaagcagcagccaCCTCAGTCAGTGCATCAGCCTCCGCAGAGGCAACCACACGCAGAGCAGGTTGCGAATCCAACAAAGAAGCAGCAGCGGATTGTATGCACACGATGTGGCAACACTTTCTCCACTCGCTGCTCCCTTCGAAGGCACTTATCCTGGAATCGATGCAAAGGTGTGCGGGCTACAAATCCCTCAAACCCGCCCAAAACGTACCACTGTTCCCACTGCAACTCTGACTTCCCAAACACAATCAGTCTCATGTTCCACCAGAGGAGCGGGGCTTGCAAGCCCGCCATCAAGCCTGTGCGTTGCCCTGTTTGCCTTCGCTGGTTTGGCACTATGGACGGATTACAGAAACACCTGCTTACTCACAAACAATCTGAATCATATTGCTGTGATGTCTGTCAGGGTACATACCCAAACCTGAAATCCCTTAAAAACCACCGCAGGAGGATTCATCGCATCATGGCTGGAGACGCAAAGCCAAGAACACAAAAACAGCTGACTTCTTaa